CTGCGCTGCGGCCCGGAGACGTTCATCGATTGTCTGCTGCCGATCACGCGGTATCATGATCTGACGGCCCTGGCTCTGGATGGCGCCGATCCGCATCGGCGGGCCGACGCAGAGGCGGTCATCTTCGGTTCGGGTGGCCCGGTCATGGTTGTTCCGCCCCAGGAGGCAGCCGTGCCTGTGGCCGAAATACGGTCAACGCCATTAAAGGTCGTCGTCGCGTGGGATGGTGGCTCATTTGCCGCCCGGGCGCTGCGCGATGCGATGACGATCCTTACGCGCGCCGATATCGTGTCGATCGTTACGGTCGGCGACGACAAGACTGTCGATCCAGGTGGCCTGTCGGGCATTCAGAGCTTTCTGCTGCGCCGCGGTGTGAAGGCGCAGCATTTGTCCAGAACACGCGGCACTTCGCCAATCGGCGATATCTTGCAAGCGGTAGCCATCAGCCAGGACGCCGACCTGCTTGTCATGGGAGCAGTCCGGCGCAATCGCGTGCAGGAGATCATCCTGGGAGGCGCAACGCAATCGATCCTGCGAGCTGTACGTCTGCCGATACTGCTGTCTCACTAGAACCGAATTACCAAGGCTGACCGATCTCGCATGAGGATTGAACCTGTTTGACCTGGGACTGCCTAGCGCGTTCGCGATCAACCTGCCGCTAGTCGGCGCAATATATGCCATAGAGCGTGGACAGCACCTGGCGCACATCGTCCGATTGCAGCGAATAGTTCACCTGCTGGCCGTCGCGGCGCGTCTTTACGAATCCCCATGCCCGCAGCTTGGAGAGGTGCTGGGACAGGGGAGACTGCGCCAGATTGACCCGCTCCGCCAATTGGCTGACATTGAGTTCCTGATCAAGCAGGTTGCACAGGATCAGCAGACGCTTGGGATTGGCCATGGCAGTCAGGAGCTGGCTGGCCTGATCGGCATTCTGCTCCATTCTGGAAAGATCCATATTGATCATATTAGAATTCTCGTATATACGAACTTCCGACTATTCGCTTATCGCCGTTTTGGCGACCAATTTCAAGGAGGTTGAGATGAACACCAATGTCGGCTCGGCAGATCGCGTCATCCGTATCGTGCTGGGCCTTGCCCTGGCCATTGCGGCTTTTGTTCCCGGTCTGGGCCTGGCGGGGACCCCGCTGCTGCAATGGGGCGCCGCACTGATCGGCCTCGTTTTGATCGCCACCGCCGTGGTGCGCTTCTGCCCGCTCTATCGAATTCTCGGCTTCTCCACCTGCAAAGTTCGGATCAATGACTGACTTCACTCCCATCAGCGCACTGCTCGGCGGCGCGCTGATCGGCCTCTCGGCCGTTCTTCTCATGGCCTTCAATGGCCGCATCGCCGGCATGACGGGTATCCTGTCAGGTCTGTTGCCCCCGGTGTCCAGCGACTGGGCCTGGCGCGCCGCCTTCCTGTCGGGCGCCATTGTAGCCCCGGCGCTGCTGACA
This sequence is a window from Devosia ginsengisoli. Protein-coding genes within it:
- a CDS encoding ArsR/SmtB family transcription factor; the protein is MINMDLSRMEQNADQASQLLTAMANPKRLLILCNLLDQELNVSQLAERVNLAQSPLSQHLSKLRAWGFVKTRRDGQQVNYSLQSDDVRQVLSTLYGIYCAD
- a CDS encoding YgaP family membrane protein; this encodes MNTNVGSADRVIRIVLGLALAIAAFVPGLGLAGTPLLQWGAALIGLVLIATAVVRFCPLYRILGFSTCKVRIND
- a CDS encoding universal stress protein, translated to MDVLLPITTYPDVVSNVGLGRALSLSARLGARVKALVQEVEIAPIHSALGEALLGASNMALEVEALNRDRAGNARKWVEERAASLELPLEVAALRCGPETFIDCLLPITRYHDLTALALDGADPHRRADAEAVIFGSGGPVMVVPPQEAAVPVAEIRSTPLKVVVAWDGGSFAARALRDAMTILTRADIVSIVTVGDDKTVDPGGLSGIQSFLLRRGVKAQHLSRTRGTSPIGDILQAVAISQDADLLVMGAVRRNRVQEIILGGATQSILRAVRLPILLSH